GGGCATCGACGTCGACGTGCGACGCGGTGAGGCCTTCGGCTTCCTCGGCCCCAACGGCGCCGGCAAGTCGAGCACGATGCGCATGATCGCCTCGGTCAGTCCCGTGTCCTCCGGCGAGCTGCGGATCCTCGGCATGGACCCCGCCACCGACGGGCCGGCCATCCGCGGTCGCCTCGGCGTGTGCCCGCAGGAGGACACGCTCGACAACGAGCTCAACGTCTTCGACAACCTCTACATCTACGGTCGCTACTTCGGCATCGATCGCGCGACCTGCCGTGACCGCGCCCATGAGCTGCTCGAGTTCGCGCAGATCACCGACAAGGCTAAGGCGAAGGTCGAAAGCCTCTCGGGCGGCATGAAGCGGCGCCTGACCATCGCGCGGAGCCTGATCAACAGCCCCGACCTCCTCCTCCTCGACGAGCCCACGACCGGCCTGGACCCGCAGGCCCGCCACGTGCTCTGGGACCAGCTCTTCCGGCTCAAGCAGGCCGGCGTGACGCTGGTGATCACCACCCACTACATGGACGAGGCCGAGCAGCTCTGCGACCGGCTCGTGGTGATGGACAAGGGGCTGATCGCGGCCGAGGGGTCCCCACGCGAGCTCATCGACACCCACT
This sequence is a window from Nocardioides sp. S5. Protein-coding genes within it:
- a CDS encoding ABC transporter ATP-binding protein, with the protein product MISARGLRKSFGDFEAVKGIDVDVRRGEAFGFLGPNGAGKSSTMRMIASVSPVSSGELRILGMDPATDGPAIRGRLGVCPQEDTLDNELNVFDNLYIYGRYFGIDRATCRDRAHELLEFAQITDKAKAKVESLSGGMKRRLTIARSLINSPDLLLLDEPTTGLDPQARHVLWDQLFRLKQAGVTLVITTHYMDEAEQLCDRLVVMDKGLIAAEGSPRELIDTHSTREVAELRFGVGEHEALAEKVEDLGERVEVLPDRLLVYSDRGEEVVTAVLERGLHPIATLVRRSTLEDVFLRLTGRSLAD